A window of the Bacteriovorax sp. PP10 genome harbors these coding sequences:
- a CDS encoding c-type cytochrome translates to MTRLIVFLSVITALVLALVLFSYKSLPVSNDKFNLHATTESYEKQEHLVETLLAPKEKVVEVEVEVKEYAPVVDLNTPQLVAGHKLFTQCISCHGKGGEGKTSQKAPFIGGQFDWYIEKQLTDMKAGTRVNAVMNPILKGLNPQDIKDLAAYVSRLPWKKPVEGAPAEAAAAH, encoded by the coding sequence ATGACAAGATTGATCGTTTTTTTAAGTGTAATTACAGCATTGGTATTAGCACTTGTTCTTTTTTCATACAAATCTCTTCCCGTATCAAATGATAAATTCAATCTTCATGCGACTACAGAGTCTTATGAAAAACAAGAACACCTTGTTGAAACTCTACTAGCTCCAAAAGAAAAAGTTGTAGAAGTAGAAGTTGAAGTAAAAGAATACGCACCAGTTGTAGATTTAAATACTCCTCAACTAGTTGCTGGTCACAAATTATTCACTCAGTGTATTTCTTGTCACGGTAAAGGTGGAGAAGGGAAAACTTCTCAAAAAGCTCCTTTCATCGGTGGACAGTTCGACTGGTATATCGAGAAACAACTTACAGATATGAAAGCTGGAACTCGTGTAAACGCAGTTATGAATCCAATCCTAAAAGGTCTTAACCCTCAAGACATCAAAGATCTTGCAGCTTACGTTTCTCGTCTTCCATGGAAAAAACCTGTAGAAGGTGCTCCAGCGGAAGCAGCAGCAGCTCACTAA
- a CDS encoding lysophospholipid acyltransferase family protein, with the protein MKIKFISYLIYYFIRLINLTYRYEFVGLDNKKKARAYHPKGAFVFAIWHQNLIPGILAHGDEQYTMIISESKDGEIVAVTCEKLGHKPSRGSSTRGGKKALIEMVKNVKSGIPGALTVDGPKGPAYVVKPGVIELARLAQCAILPMSPYTDRFWVIKKSWDQFRIPKPFSRVVIALGEPFFIDDSITKEKFDLVALEIAKRLHEGEEIAKSHFKT; encoded by the coding sequence ATGAAAATAAAATTCATCTCTTATCTGATTTACTATTTTATCCGTTTAATCAATCTGACTTACAGATATGAGTTTGTTGGTTTGGATAACAAAAAAAAGGCACGTGCTTATCATCCTAAAGGAGCTTTTGTCTTCGCGATCTGGCATCAAAATCTGATCCCGGGAATCCTTGCTCACGGTGATGAACAGTACACGATGATTATTTCTGAATCAAAAGATGGAGAGATCGTGGCCGTGACTTGTGAAAAGTTAGGTCATAAACCTTCGCGCGGAAGTTCCACTCGCGGTGGGAAAAAAGCACTAATCGAAATGGTTAAGAATGTTAAGAGTGGTATCCCTGGTGCTTTAACAGTTGATGGCCCGAAAGGTCCTGCTTATGTTGTTAAACCTGGAGTTATTGAACTCGCTCGTCTTGCTCAATGTGCGATTCTTCCCATGTCACCTTATACAGACAGATTCTGGGTTATCAAAAAAAGCTGGGATCAGTTTAGAATCCCAAAACCTTTTAGTCGTGTTGTGATCGCTTTAGGCGAACCATTTTTTATTGATGACTCAATCACCAAGGAAAAATTTGATCTCGTTGCTCTTGAAATAGCAAAACGCCTGCACGAAGGTGAAGAAATTGCTAAATCTCACTTCAAAACTTAG
- a CDS encoding LOG family protein, translating into MKYLCIFCGSAAGKTSKYVELGSKIGELLVKNNVGLVYGGASIGLMGAIADSVLKNGGKVIGVIPQALVDYEVAHSGLSQLHVVDNMHQRKQLMYDNADAFLSLPGGMGTLDEMFEVLTWTQLKYHQKPSYIFNFEGFYDSLLSYLRHSNAEGFIKGEHLDLLQEIKDLNALEKLLLQGI; encoded by the coding sequence ATGAAATATCTTTGTATCTTCTGCGGATCTGCTGCAGGGAAAACTTCAAAATACGTAGAGCTTGGATCTAAGATCGGAGAGCTGCTTGTAAAAAATAATGTAGGCCTGGTTTACGGTGGAGCTTCCATCGGACTCATGGGTGCCATCGCTGACAGCGTTTTAAAAAATGGTGGAAAAGTTATTGGTGTGATCCCGCAAGCGTTAGTGGATTATGAAGTGGCCCATAGTGGACTGTCACAATTGCACGTCGTAGATAATATGCACCAAAGAAAACAGCTGATGTATGACAATGCCGATGCTTTTTTAAGTCTGCCAGGTGGTATGGGAACGCTGGATGAAATGTTCGAAGTCCTGACTTGGACTCAATTAAAATACCATCAAAAACCCAGCTACATCTTTAACTTCGAAGGTTTTTATGACTCACTGCTGTCATATTTAAGGCACTCGAATGCGGAAGGATTCATCAAGGGCGAACATTTAGATCTACTTCAGGAAATAAAAGACCTGAATGCGCTAGAAAAACTTCTTTTGCAAGGCATATAA
- a CDS encoding baeRF3 domain-containing protein: MRELSVKDLNILNVSSKGPMISLYLSKDMSILDNKTMEERWKELLLKAEFYLLKDYTRSYVDQFMKTLWEKSYLDKLEALDRGVVVFHSEEGFEGDTGFIRVQSSISDLIIVADSFHIKPLIRIKNNVRGFFIVTMSSRAINVLIENSGHLIKLDSYRNEPGIDGTNKKDSKDFFLNASQELNKLFTAYRLPIILAGVKDHIGHMKKLLNQSMLMGESIVGNVEKMKSAELQEKVYKILAPYYEQQELGALSELEIAMSRDRAVTYLEDIAISAVYGKIQKLFVVENRYVWGSINKQTGEIFITPRQVNAHDDDVLDDLCQLVLSKGGEVVVVKEINNFKGHYAVAIVSDRSHLYEAEIDDEAVQAAVM, from the coding sequence ATGAGAGAGCTTTCTGTAAAAGATTTAAATATACTGAACGTATCAAGTAAAGGTCCGATGATTTCACTTTACTTGTCTAAAGATATGTCGATTTTAGACAACAAGACGATGGAAGAAAGATGGAAAGAGCTTTTGCTTAAAGCAGAGTTCTATTTATTAAAAGATTACACTCGCTCTTATGTTGATCAATTTATGAAAACACTATGGGAGAAAAGTTATCTTGATAAACTTGAAGCACTCGATCGCGGTGTGGTTGTTTTCCACTCTGAAGAAGGCTTCGAAGGCGACACAGGTTTTATCCGCGTGCAGTCTTCAATCTCAGACTTAATCATTGTGGCAGATAGTTTCCATATTAAGCCACTTATCAGAATCAAAAATAACGTAAGAGGATTTTTCATCGTAACGATGAGTTCACGCGCTATCAATGTCCTGATTGAAAACAGCGGACACCTGATCAAACTTGATTCATACAGAAATGAGCCGGGGATTGATGGAACAAATAAAAAGGATTCGAAAGACTTCTTTTTAAATGCATCTCAAGAGTTAAATAAGCTCTTCACTGCTTACCGCCTGCCGATTATCTTGGCCGGTGTAAAAGATCACATTGGACATATGAAAAAGCTCTTGAACCAATCAATGTTAATGGGTGAATCTATTGTAGGAAACGTCGAAAAAATGAAATCGGCCGAACTGCAGGAGAAGGTTTATAAAATCCTTGCTCCTTATTATGAGCAGCAAGAGCTTGGCGCTTTAAGTGAGCTTGAAATCGCCATGAGCAGAGACCGTGCGGTGACTTATCTTGAAGATATTGCTATCAGCGCAGTTTACGGTAAAATTCAGAAGCTCTTTGTTGTCGAAAACAGATACGTCTGGGGTTCGATTAATAAACAAACAGGTGAAATTTTTATTACACCAAGACAAGTTAATGCTCACGACGACGATGTTTTAGATGATCTTTGCCAATTGGTGCTCTCAAAAGGCGGAGAAGTGGTCGTTGTAAAAGAGATTAATAATTTCAAAGGACACTACGCGGTTGCCATTGTATCCGATAGATCTCATCTTTATGAAGCAGAGATTGATGACGAGGCAGTTCAGGCAGCTGTAATGTAA
- a CDS encoding ABC transporter ATP-binding protein, with protein MKISVKNLNKHFLQGKNTINVLNDVNLEIKSGEIIALLGKSGSGKTTMLSMLAGLDRPDQGSIIVDDQDLTKLSEEALCEYRAKKLGIVFQQFHLIPHLTAFENVLLSFEINGHEDKETAMKWLEMVGLKDRADHYPAMLSGGEQQRVAIARALSFGPPVLLADEPTGNLDVETGKSIIDILFKMVREKKITMILVTHDDELAAKADRIVRLIGGKCHS; from the coding sequence ATGAAAATATCAGTAAAAAATCTTAATAAGCATTTCCTTCAGGGAAAAAATACCATTAACGTTTTAAACGATGTGAACCTAGAGATTAAAAGTGGTGAAATTATCGCTCTTTTAGGTAAATCGGGAAGTGGTAAAACGACAATGCTCTCAATGCTGGCGGGCCTCGATCGTCCGGATCAAGGAAGCATCATCGTTGATGATCAGGACCTGACAAAACTTTCTGAAGAAGCATTATGTGAATACCGTGCTAAAAAATTAGGAATCGTTTTTCAACAATTCCATTTGATCCCGCACTTAACTGCTTTTGAAAACGTTTTATTATCTTTTGAAATTAATGGCCATGAAGATAAAGAGACGGCCATGAAGTGGCTGGAGATGGTGGGATTAAAAGACCGCGCTGATCATTACCCGGCCATGTTATCGGGGGGAGAGCAGCAACGTGTGGCCATTGCACGCGCACTTTCATTTGGACCACCAGTACTTCTAGCAGATGAACCAACTGGAAACCTGGATGTTGAAACAGGAAAGAGCATTATTGATATTCTTTTCAAGATGGTACGCGAAAAGAAAATAACTATGATTCTTGTAACTCACGATGATGAGTTAGCAGCTAAGGCAGATCGCATTGTTCGTCTGATAGGTGGAAAATGCCATTCTTAA
- a CDS encoding LysR family transcriptional regulator yields the protein MKWLNYHHLIYFKEIANEGSISKASEKLLIGQPALSAQLKQLEEQLDIELFERKNRKLILTDAGKVVLKYANEIGHLGQELLQVIEEKTYSNSKTLFRLGALDSVPKQIVWEIAQKARSYGDCFVSIVEGDQEELTNELLSRNIDCFISNYSGDISKDKNMNSKSFVKASVSIYGAKEFLDCKTNFPKSLIGKPMILPTHHSKLRHDLDFFFESKKIKIINELETQDTALMKIFAAQGAGLAALPDIAAQDLVQNGTLYKIATLPNIKEEYWIIGSKRTIDNPIASKLMKNI from the coding sequence ATGAAATGGCTTAATTATCACCATCTGATCTACTTCAAAGAAATTGCCAACGAAGGCAGTATTTCGAAAGCTTCTGAAAAACTTCTTATCGGACAACCTGCACTGAGTGCTCAGTTGAAACAACTTGAAGAACAACTCGATATCGAATTGTTTGAGAGAAAAAACAGAAAACTGATTCTAACTGATGCTGGAAAAGTTGTTTTAAAATACGCCAATGAGATCGGCCATCTTGGACAAGAACTACTACAAGTTATCGAAGAAAAAACTTACTCAAACAGCAAAACATTATTTCGTCTTGGAGCTCTTGATAGCGTTCCAAAACAAATCGTCTGGGAGATTGCTCAGAAGGCCAGAAGTTATGGCGACTGTTTCGTAAGTATTGTGGAAGGAGATCAGGAAGAATTAACGAATGAACTTCTATCCCGCAATATTGACTGCTTTATCTCTAACTACTCTGGGGATATTTCTAAAGATAAAAACATGAACTCTAAATCGTTCGTGAAAGCTTCTGTTTCAATTTATGGAGCGAAAGAATTTTTAGATTGTAAAACTAACTTTCCAAAATCGCTGATTGGAAAACCCATGATTCTTCCCACTCACCATTCGAAACTTCGCCATGACCTGGATTTTTTCTTTGAATCAAAAAAAATCAAAATCATCAATGAACTTGAAACTCAAGATACAGCTTTAATGAAGATTTTTGCGGCCCAGGGAGCAGGCCTAGCAGCACTGCCGGATATTGCAGCTCAGGACTTGGTTCAAAACGGGACGCTTTATAAGATTGCAACGTTGCCGAACATTAAAGAAGAGTATTGGATTATCGGTTCAAAAAGAACGATCGATAACCCAATTGCCTCTAAACTGATGAAGAATATTTAA
- a CDS encoding histidine kinase dimerization/phospho-acceptor domain-containing protein, with protein MDNLLSTNGLREKNLQLKKELDHAYELIQNYESLIAELRESNDSNLKRITHDLSNPLQILSMTIESLQDSPPKDIASALERMRRSTDTMTELIASIRKLRSTAASISKKTVQVI; from the coding sequence ATGGACAACTTACTTAGCACAAATGGATTACGAGAAAAAAATCTGCAGCTCAAAAAAGAGTTGGATCACGCTTATGAGCTGATTCAAAACTATGAGTCTTTAATCGCAGAACTGCGTGAATCAAACGACAGTAATTTAAAAAGAATCACTCACGACTTGTCTAATCCCCTACAAATTCTGTCGATGACTATTGAATCCCTTCAGGACTCTCCCCCTAAAGACATAGCGTCTGCTCTGGAGAGAATGAGACGATCGACTGACACTATGACTGAACTCATTGCAAGTATTAGAAAACTCCGCTCGACAGCAGCAAGTATTTCGAAAAAAACAGTCCAGGTTATTTAA
- a CDS encoding gamma carbonic anhydrase family protein — translation MPLYSFQGIKPQFDKTVFIAPSADVIGKVILGENVNIWYQCVARGDVNYIRIGKNTNVQDLTMLHVTKDFALTIGENVSIGHSVTLHGCTIGNSCLIGMGAIIMDGAEIGENCVVAGGSVVPPGKKYPPHSMIMGNPAVVKRELTPEERLQYGNHYKAYVLYKDEYLDPNQVKLL, via the coding sequence ATGCCTTTATATTCCTTCCAGGGAATTAAGCCTCAATTCGATAAAACTGTTTTCATCGCTCCCAGTGCGGACGTGATTGGAAAAGTTATTCTCGGTGAAAATGTAAACATTTGGTATCAATGTGTGGCCCGTGGGGATGTTAACTACATTCGCATTGGGAAAAACACTAACGTTCAAGATCTAACGATGCTTCACGTGACGAAAGACTTCGCGCTTACGATTGGTGAGAACGTGAGTATCGGCCATAGTGTCACTCTTCATGGATGTACGATCGGTAACAGTTGTTTGATCGGTATGGGAGCTATCATTATGGATGGCGCTGAGATCGGTGAGAACTGTGTTGTTGCTGGTGGAAGTGTGGTGCCGCCTGGGAAGAAGTATCCTCCGCATAGTATGATCATGGGGAATCCTGCGGTGGTTAAACGTGAGTTAACTCCGGAAGAGAGATTGCAGTATGGGAATCATTATAAGGCGTATGTGCTTTATAAAGATGAGTACCTGGATCCGAATCAAGTTAAGCTTTTGTAG
- a CDS encoding TerC family protein — MFAVHSVWEWLAFFAIIGFMLVLDLGVFHKKSHKVSIKESLAWTGVWISLAMLFNAWVYYKMGHQKGIEFFTGYIIEKALSVDNIFVISLIFTYFRVPAQYQHRVLFWGVLGALFFRIIFIYAGVALIAKFNWMIYVFGVFLVYTGIKMLKDEEKHVEVEANPMIKFVKRFWKISPNFDGENFRTTINGVTHFTPLFLVLVMIETTDIIFAVDSIPAILAITPDPYIVFTSNVFAILGLRSLYFALNGIMEMFEYINYALSGILVFVGIKMIVAGWYHIPTIISISVILGLLILSVVASIYFPRKHKKLPKAPV, encoded by the coding sequence ATGTTTGCAGTGCACTCAGTTTGGGAATGGTTAGCGTTTTTCGCTATTATTGGTTTTATGTTGGTACTCGATTTGGGTGTGTTTCATAAGAAGTCTCATAAAGTTTCGATTAAAGAATCTTTAGCGTGGACCGGAGTATGGATCTCACTTGCGATGCTCTTCAATGCGTGGGTCTATTACAAAATGGGTCACCAGAAGGGGATTGAGTTTTTTACCGGCTACATTATAGAGAAGGCGTTAAGTGTGGATAACATTTTTGTTATCTCTTTAATTTTTACTTACTTCAGAGTTCCGGCCCAATACCAACACAGAGTTTTATTCTGGGGGGTTTTAGGGGCGTTGTTCTTTAGAATTATCTTCATCTACGCGGGTGTTGCTCTTATCGCCAAATTCAACTGGATGATTTACGTATTCGGAGTCTTTCTTGTATACACAGGTATCAAGATGCTTAAAGACGAAGAAAAGCACGTGGAAGTTGAAGCGAATCCGATGATTAAGTTCGTTAAGAGATTTTGGAAAATTTCTCCAAACTTTGACGGTGAAAACTTTAGAACAACAATTAACGGAGTAACTCATTTCACTCCGCTATTTTTAGTTCTCGTGATGATTGAAACAACAGACATTATCTTTGCAGTTGACTCAATCCCGGCGATCTTAGCGATTACTCCGGATCCATATATTGTTTTTACGTCTAACGTATTTGCGATTTTAGGTTTGAGATCTCTCTACTTCGCGCTTAACGGAATTATGGAAATGTTCGAATACATCAACTACGCTTTATCAGGGATCCTGGTTTTCGTAGGGATCAAGATGATTGTGGCGGGCTGGTATCATATCCCAACAATTATTTCGATTAGCGTCATCTTAGGTCTACTGATTCTGTCGGTTGTTGCGTCGATTTACTTTCCACGTAAACATAAGAAGTTACCCAAAGCTCCGGTATAA
- a CDS encoding TerC family protein — translation MEAQVSWWIGFHVFVLAMLALDLGVFHKKNHDVSVKESLIWTGVWITLAMIFNYGVYHFIGERESYEFLTAYVLEKSLSVDNIFVMTLIFTYFKVEPKYQHRVLFWGILGALVMRILFIVGGVALIHHFHFILYFFGAFLVYTGIKMLVSGGDEEMNPEEGFIYRMGKKYFRMTEKFEGEKFFVIKNGIRHMTPLFLVLLIIESTDLIFAVDSIPATLSVTKNAFIAYTSNIFAILGLRSLYFAFAGVVQLFRFLSYALSVVLIFIGVKMLIEAWYIIPTSYSLAFVLGIIALSVLLSVAIPEKDKKEN, via the coding sequence TTGGAAGCACAAGTGTCTTGGTGGATAGGATTTCACGTTTTTGTTTTGGCCATGCTGGCCCTCGATTTAGGTGTGTTTCATAAAAAGAATCACGATGTCTCAGTTAAAGAATCGCTGATCTGGACAGGTGTATGGATTACTCTAGCGATGATTTTCAATTATGGTGTTTATCACTTTATTGGAGAGCGCGAGTCTTATGAATTCTTAACGGCCTATGTTTTAGAAAAAAGTTTAAGTGTGGATAACATTTTTGTTATGACATTAATTTTTACTTACTTCAAAGTAGAACCAAAATACCAACACCGCGTTTTATTCTGGGGGATCTTAGGGGCCCTGGTGATGAGAATCCTGTTTATCGTCGGTGGAGTCGCGCTTATTCATCATTTCCATTTCATTTTATACTTCTTCGGAGCATTCCTGGTTTATACCGGAATTAAAATGCTGGTCTCTGGTGGAGATGAGGAAATGAATCCTGAAGAGGGATTCATTTATAGAATGGGGAAAAAGTATTTCCGCATGACTGAGAAATTTGAAGGGGAGAAGTTTTTTGTTATAAAAAACGGTATTCGCCACATGACTCCGTTATTTTTAGTTCTTTTAATTATTGAATCAACTGATTTAATTTTCGCAGTCGACTCAATCCCAGCAACATTATCAGTCACAAAAAATGCTTTCATCGCTTACACGTCAAACATTTTTGCGATCCTGGGATTAAGATCACTGTACTTCGCCTTTGCAGGTGTCGTTCAGCTCTTCAGATTCCTATCGTATGCATTGTCAGTGGTATTGATTTTCATTGGGGTAAAGATGCTGATAGAGGCGTGGTACATTATCCCTACGTCATATTCCCTGGCCTTCGTATTGGGAATCATTGCTCTATCAGTTCTATTGTCAGTGGCCATTCCAGAAAAAGATAAAAAAGAAAATTAA
- the udk gene encoding uridine kinase, whose product MEAPYIIGVAGGSGSGKTFFARELQKILGDAQCTILYQDNYYIDQSHRFDGDGGSVNFDHPESLDFALLAKDLSALKKGKSIKVPIYDFATHTRKKETLDCHPKKIILVDGILILDSALVREELDEAIFFDTPEELRFKRRLERDVHERGRTAEGVKKQFDLQVKPMHNQFVEPSKSYAQTIVKDFGDYHEAIEFFTKKLT is encoded by the coding sequence ATGGAAGCTCCTTACATTATTGGTGTTGCTGGCGGTAGCGGGTCTGGAAAAACGTTCTTTGCCAGAGAGTTACAAAAAATCTTAGGTGACGCCCAATGCACCATTTTATATCAAGACAATTATTACATCGATCAGTCACACCGCTTTGATGGCGATGGTGGATCAGTTAACTTTGATCATCCCGAGAGTTTAGATTTTGCATTGCTGGCGAAGGATCTTTCCGCTTTAAAAAAAGGGAAGTCTATCAAAGTTCCTATTTATGATTTTGCGACTCATACGAGAAAAAAAGAAACATTGGACTGCCATCCTAAAAAAATTATTTTAGTCGATGGAATTTTAATTCTTGATTCTGCTCTCGTCAGAGAAGAATTAGATGAAGCAATCTTTTTCGATACACCCGAAGAGTTGAGATTCAAGCGTCGCCTTGAACGCGATGTTCACGAACGTGGAAGAACGGCCGAAGGTGTAAAAAAGCAATTCGACTTACAAGTTAAACCGATGCATAACCAATTTGTAGAACCATCTAAAAGTTATGCTCAAACAATAGTCAAAGATTTTGGTGACTATCACGAAGCGATAGAGTTTTTTACCAAAAAATTGACATAG
- a CDS encoding 2OG-Fe(II) oxygenase — MKKEMLIEMLVEKGWFHQEDFLEQNFCLELLAEARHLEWKQAQIGKGDKKQEATSIRSDSIVWIEEESATAAQKNYLTQMNDLMKTLNQELYLGLKEYECHFAQYSAAGFYKKHLDQHTGSKARVISSILYLNEPQKGGELVIYNREKPDVIEQVITPKPGSFVCFLSNQIYHEVLPTESERFSLTGWFRNTL, encoded by the coding sequence ATGAAAAAAGAAATGCTCATAGAGATGCTTGTTGAAAAAGGATGGTTTCATCAAGAGGATTTTCTGGAGCAGAATTTCTGCCTAGAGTTATTAGCTGAGGCACGCCATTTAGAGTGGAAACAGGCACAAATTGGCAAAGGCGACAAAAAACAAGAGGCCACTAGCATCAGATCTGATTCAATCGTCTGGATTGAGGAAGAAAGCGCTACAGCAGCTCAAAAAAATTACCTAACGCAAATGAATGACCTGATGAAAACTCTGAATCAAGAACTTTATCTGGGATTAAAAGAATACGAATGCCACTTTGCTCAATATAGCGCGGCCGGATTTTATAAAAAGCATTTAGATCAGCACACGGGAAGCAAAGCACGAGTTATAAGCAGTATTCTCTATCTGAATGAACCTCAAAAGGGCGGAGAGCTGGTTATCTATAACCGCGAAAAACCCGATGTCATTGAACAAGTTATCACACCAAAACCCGGAAGTTTTGTTTGCTTTTTAAGCAATCAAATTTATCATGAAGTACTCCCAACAGAAAGTGAGAGATTTTCTCTTACTGGATGGTTTAGAAACACACTATGA
- a CDS encoding arylesterase encodes MKLKLGLVLGLLIISTSVFASTHILFLGDSLSEGIGLDEEQSFPRLVERNLKAKKHDVIVTNGGVSGSTSASGLTRLKWHLKKPTDILVLELGANDGLRGLKLEETKKNLVAIIKMAKEKKVKVLLLGLLMPPNYGKKYTDEFEAMYKKIASTEKVPFHPFILKDVAGKAELNMPDGVHPNAKGQELVAKTVTEFVEKNL; translated from the coding sequence ATGAAATTAAAATTAGGTCTAGTTTTAGGGCTGTTAATTATTAGCACCTCTGTCTTTGCATCAACTCACATTCTTTTTTTAGGTGACTCTCTCTCTGAAGGTATTGGCCTTGATGAAGAGCAGTCTTTCCCAAGACTTGTCGAAAGAAACTTAAAAGCTAAAAAGCATGATGTGATTGTCACGAATGGTGGAGTGAGTGGATCGACATCAGCGAGTGGTCTGACAAGACTTAAATGGCATTTAAAAAAACCAACAGATATTTTAGTTTTAGAGCTTGGGGCCAATGATGGTCTTCGTGGTTTAAAACTTGAAGAGACAAAAAAGAATCTCGTCGCAATTATCAAAATGGCAAAAGAGAAAAAAGTGAAAGTTTTATTACTTGGACTTTTAATGCCACCAAATTATGGAAAGAAATACACTGATGAGTTCGAAGCAATGTACAAAAAAATTGCATCAACTGAAAAAGTTCCTTTTCATCCTTTCATTTTAAAAGATGTGGCCGGTAAGGCCGAGTTAAATATGCCAGATGGAGTTCACCCGAATGCAAAAGGGCAAGAGCTGGTTGCAAAAACTGTAACTGAGTTCGTGGAGAAAAATTTATGA
- a CDS encoding TlyA family RNA methyltransferase: MSKDRVDKMLVEAKLTATRSQALLLIEEGVVFYQNKLVEKASQQVTAEGLEVRKEIQYVSRGAHKIEGALARFQVDVKDLVVADVGASTGGFTDYVLRNGATKVYCLDVGHDQLAQSLREDPRVENHEGVNIKFPFEIKEKVDLAVVDLSFISLKLVLKNIFDLVKPKGKIVALLKPQFEVGQSGLDGNGIVKSEGHRLVMLHEIKEWCKAQGFVLVDQCESPILGKNGNKEYFFYFDKGRS; this comes from the coding sequence ATGAGCAAAGACCGCGTAGACAAAATGTTGGTAGAAGCGAAGCTGACTGCAACGAGGTCACAAGCGCTACTGCTGATTGAAGAAGGCGTGGTTTTCTATCAAAATAAATTAGTCGAAAAAGCATCTCAACAAGTAACCGCCGAGGGTTTGGAAGTGCGAAAAGAAATACAGTATGTATCTCGTGGGGCCCACAAAATTGAAGGAGCATTAGCTCGCTTTCAAGTGGACGTTAAAGATCTGGTTGTCGCTGACGTAGGAGCTTCAACAGGTGGATTCACTGACTACGTTTTAAGAAATGGAGCAACTAAGGTTTACTGCCTTGATGTTGGTCATGATCAGCTGGCCCAGTCTCTCAGAGAAGACCCTCGTGTGGAAAATCACGAAGGCGTAAATATCAAGTTTCCATTCGAGATTAAAGAAAAAGTAGACCTGGCCGTAGTCGACCTATCTTTCATTTCTTTAAAGCTCGTTCTCAAAAATATTTTTGATCTGGTTAAACCAAAAGGAAAAATCGTCGCACTTCTAAAGCCACAATTTGAAGTTGGTCAGAGTGGATTAGATGGTAATGGAATCGTGAAAAGTGAAGGGCACAGACTCGTCATGCTTCATGAAATTAAAGAATGGTGTAAAGCTCAGGGATTTGTTTTAGTTGATCAATGTGAATCACCGATCCTTGGGAAAAATGGAAATAAGGAATACTTTTTCTATTTCGATAAGGGACGTTCATAA